The following are encoded in a window of Ranitomeya variabilis isolate aRanVar5 chromosome 6, aRanVar5.hap1, whole genome shotgun sequence genomic DNA:
- the LOC143781380 gene encoding protein kinase C delta type-like, giving the protein MERKRKCGEKNTRNAKKRCTEESFSQRGETSQDIVQDVPVEKTDHPCTTSSRYPPEMKTLKKGTKRGNSSPDKEDETPNKRGKIVETSQDIVQDVPVEKTDDPCTSSGYPPEMKTLKKGTKRGNTSPERRDATPIKRGRMVECESGKDVTSEIKFSGSAKTRSSHLHHERVENQSCREQLKRKRTSDTETTTKRRRESDKSINQAPEGVIGVQTTSPSEQVTACLSLESFIFTRKLGEGSFGRVMLATHQPSGLQLAVKMVKKRELLENAKDTLRLEREVLEITEDSRFFTHAYGTFQTADYAFYAMEYLTGGELTAFINSRAPLDVCTTRFLAAEILSGIQFLHSRGIIHRDLKPDNILLDGDGHAKIADFGLAAMNVFGSQKISEFYGTPGYMAPEMVRRHPFNYTVDLFAFGVIVFQMATGSYPFYSGQCSRRLARSVICDKPCYPNTMDSQLRDVIERLLCKTPKKRQDICSNLKGHPFFSTINWEELEAGRSRPPFTMTPIPILETSKQIELDQVMSGIEAQKPPVTPEDQRLFCGFSFISNRWKSIESRRNNGNGNIT; this is encoded by the exons ATGGAACGAAAAAGGAAGTGTGGTGAAAAGAATACGAGGAATGCTAAAAAGAGATGCACGGAAGAGAGTTTTTCTCAGCGAGGAgaaacttctcaggacattgtacaggacgtacctgttgagaaaacagatcatccctgtacaacatcttctAGATATCCACCAGAGATGAAGAcccttaaaaaggggacaaaaagagGGAACTCGTCTCCTGATAAGGAAGATGAAACCCCAAATAAGAGAGGAAAAATTGTGgaaacttctcaggacattgtacaggacgtacctgttgagaaaacagatgatccctgtacatcttctggatatccaccagagatgaagacccttaaaaaggggacaaaaagagGGAACACATCTCCTGAGAGAAGAGATGCAACACCAATTAAGAGAGGAAGAATGGTGGAATGTGAGAGTGGAAAGGATGTTACCTCTGAAATAAAATTTAGCGGATCAGCTAAAACCAGGAGCTCTCACCTACATCATGAGAGAGTTGAAAATCAAAGTTGTAGAGAACAACTTAAGAGAAAGAGGACATCTGACACTGAGACCACCACAAAGAGAAGACGTGAGAGTGACAAATCCATCAATCAAGCTCCAGAAG GTGTAATCGGTGTTCAGACCACCAGCCCTTCAGAGCAAGTGACTGCCTGTCTTTCCCTGGAGAGTTTCATCTTTACCAGGAAGCTTGGAGAAGGCAGTTTTGGCAGGGTGATGCTGGCAACACATCAACCCAGCGGACTTCAGCTGGCTGTCAAGATGGTCAAGAAGAGGGAATTGTTGGAGAACGCTAAAGACACCCTCCGCTTAGAGAGAGAGGTCCTGGAAATCACTGAAGACAGCAGATTCTTCACACAtgcctatgggaccttccagacagCG GACTATGCATTTTATGCCATGGAATATCTGACTGGTGGCGAGTTGACTGCATTTATCAATTCCAGAGCCCCCCTGGATGTCTGCACAACCAG gttccttgcagcagaaatcttgagtggaatacagtttctccacagtcgggggattattcaccg ggATTTAAAACCAGACAACATTCTTCTGGACGGTGATGGACACGCTAAGATTGCTGATTTCGGCCTTGCTGCTATGAATGTATTTGGTTCTCAGAAGATCAGTGAATTTTACGGCACACCTGGCTATATGGCTCCTGAG ATGGTTCGTCGACATCCCTTTAATTACACGGTCGACCTGTTCGCTTTTGGGGTCATAGTCTTCCAAATGGCCACAGGATCTTACCCGTTTTACTCTGGTCAGTGTTCTCGAAGGCTTGCCCGTTCAGTGATATGTGACAAACCTTGCTATCCGAACACCATGGATTCTCAGCTCAGGGATGTCATAGAGAGA CTCTTGTGTAAAACACCAAAGAAGAGGCAGGATATTTGCAGCAATTTAAAAGGACATCCATTCTTCTCGACCATAAACTGGGAGGAATTAGAGGCGGGAAGGTCACGTCCACCATTTACAATGACACCT ATACCAATTTTGGAAACGAGCAAACAAATTGAATTGGACCAAGTGATGTCTGGCATTGAAGCTCAGAAACCACCTGTAACCCCGGAGGACCAGCGGCTGTTCTGTGGTTTCTCCTTTATCAGCAACAGGTGGAAGAGCATTGAAAGCCGCAGAAATAATGGCAATGGAAATATAACGTAG